From Mesorhizobium sp. Pch-S:
GGTCTGCACCTCTTTCAAAATGCGTTCGAACGGCCGCGTCTTGTAGCCGGCGGCGGTCACGGTGTTGCCGTGCATCGGGTCGCACGACCACACCACGCTGCGGCCGGCATTCTTCACCGCGCGCACCAGCTTCGGAAGATGGTCGGCAGCCTTGTCGGCACCGAAGCGCGCGATCAGCGTAAGCCGGCCAGGCTCGTTTTCGGGGTTCAGCAGGTCGATCAACTCCAGGAGACCATCCGGCGTCAGCGACGGACCGCATTTCAGGCCGAGCGGATTCTTGATGCCGCGGCAATATTCAATATGCGCATGATCCGGCTGACGGGTACGATCGCCGATCCAGATCATATGCCCCGAGGTGGCGTACCAGTCGCCTGAGGTGGAGTCGACGCGGGTCAGCGCCTCCTCGTAACCGAGCAGCAGCGCCTCATGGCTGGTGTAGAAATCCGTCTCGCGCAGCGCGAAATTGGTTTCGGAAGTAATGCCCACCGCCCGCATGAAATCCATGGTTTCGGTGATACGGTTGGCGAGCGCCTCGTATTTCTCAGCTTGCGGACTGTCGGCGACGAAACCGAGCATCCAGCGATGAACGTTTTCCAGGCTGGCGTAGCCACCCTGGGCGAAGGCACGCAGAAGGTTGAGCGTCGCCGCCGATTGGCGATAAGCCATTTCCTGGCGGGCAGGATCAGGCACGCGCGACTTTTCGTCGAATTCAATGCCGTTGATGATGTCGCCGCGATAGCTCGGCAGCGTGATCTCACCCTTGGTTTCATTGTCAGACGAACGCGGCTTGGCGAATTGACCGGCGACACGGCCGATCTTCACCACGGGTTGCGATCCTGCAAAGGTAAGCACAACCGCCATCTGCAGGAACACGCGGAAGAAGTCGCGGATGTTGTCCGCGCCATGTTCCGCAAAGCTCTCGGCGCAGTCACCACCCTGCAGCAGGAAAGCCTCGCCATTGGCTACGGCCGCCAGCTGCTTCTTCAGCTTGCGGGCTTCACCGGCGAAAACCAGTGGCGGGAAGCTGGCAAGACGCGCCTCGGTCTCCTTCAGCGCTAGAAGGTCCGGATAGGCAGGGACCTGCTGGATTGGCTTCGCTCTCCAGGAATTCGGGGACCACTTCGTCATTTGTCGCACCCAACGCGCTTTTCGCGGCTCGGCACTATCGCCCAAGCCCTACGCTCCCCAACAGGGAGATGCGGCTCCATACAGGAAGCCGGTTTCCTATTCTAGCCCGGATTTGGCAGGGACGCGAACGACTTATGCGTGCCTCTGGAGGCCTACGCCGTTTGTGCTGAAGACGCAAAACTTGCTGGCCCGACAAGACCTTACCCTTGCGTCACTGTGGCGGATCAGCCACGCGGGTGAAGCCAGTCACAGACCGTTGCTAACCATTTAGTGAGAATGTTAACGGAAAATGATCAATTGGTGTTACTCTGTGTAACAAAACTAGAGAGGTTTGGGCGGGAAGTGATTCGGGTCGATAGACCGAGCCATTCAATGCTGGAACGGCGGCGCCACGATACGGCTACACCGCCAACCCGGACGCCGGTTTCTTCGATGCGCGGTTTCTGGGGCCTTATGCGGGCATACTGGTTCTCGGACCGGTGGCGAGAAGCGTGGGCACTGGCTGCCATCATCGCTCTGCTGACGGCACTTTCCAGCAAGACCGGCGTCTGGTTCGCGATTGCCTCCGGCGAGTTGGTCAACTCCATCGCCTTTTTCCACGATGCTGCAAACACAACACCCCTCACCTCGCTGCTGAGCAATGCCGGCTGGCTCGTTCTGCTTGTCATCATCAAGGATGTCGGCATCACCGGCACCCGCACATTGGTTTCGGCAACACTGCATCGCAAATGGCGCGGCTGGCTCAACGGCCGCTTCAATGATGCGCTGCTGGATTCCAACCACACGCATTTCCATGCCCAGAACGGGGGCAACGGCACCGCGCCCGACAACATCGACCAGCGCGTCCAGGAATCGATCAAGGACATGACCGGCGGCGCCATCGGGCTCGCCATGGGCGTGCTGGCGGTAGCCACCTCACTGTTCTTTGTCGGACAAAAGCTGATTGCAGACTCCACCGAAGTCGCGGGATTGGAATTCCTCGGCGACTATGGCAGCGCCGTGCTGGCGCTGGCGGCGGTCGCAGCCTACGTCCCGATCAATACCTGGATCGCCATGAAGCTCGGCGGCATGCTCGAACGGCTGTCCGTCAGGATGCAACAAGCCGAGGGCAGCTATCGCGGTGAATTGACGACTTTGTTGCGTCGCTCCTTCCATGTCGCAGCCGCGCGGGGCGAGGAAGTTCAGAAGGCCATGCACGGTCGCCTCTATGAAGATATAGACAAGACATGGGGCCGCCTGAACCGGGTCAATGCCGGCTATTCATCCTTCGAACTGGTCTACAATTTCATTGGCGCTCGTATCGTCGCCTACGGGCCAGGTCTCATCCCGTTCATCCACAACAAGATCGACCTCAAGGGCTACATAACCGGTGCCGAGCTGGTCAATTCACTGATCAGCCAGTGTTCGTGGTTCATCCACGTGATGCCGGCGATCGCAGCGCTCAGAGCCAACAGCCGTCGCGTCATCGAACTGGCCGACGCCATCGAAAACGTCCAGCAACCGGCCGACTTCTATCGCCAGTCAGGTCATTCGGACTTCCGCTACACCTATCAAAATCCGGTATTCGGCCTGACCATTCAGCATCTCGAATTGATGCAGAAAGGCGCCGATTCAACTCCGTTCGTGACAACCGAACGGCTTCGCTTCCGGCGCGGTGAATGGACTTTCCTCAAAGGTGAATCCGGTAGCGGCAAAACCTCTCTGATCAAGGCTATCAATGGGTTGTGGCCTTATGGGCGCGGCACGGTCGTCTTCCCGGAAGGCGTGAAAACATTCTACGCAGCGCAGGAAGTGAAACTGCCGCCAGTATCGCTGAAGGAGCTGGTCTGCCTGCCGGATTCACCCGATGATCATTCCGATACCAAAGCGGCGGCCGCGCTGCATCGTGCCGGCCTCGGAGAATTCATCGAATATCTGTCCGAAGCGACACGCGACAATCATAGCTGGGACCAGGTCCTTTCCGGGGGCCAGAAGCAGAAGTTGATCGTTGCGCGAATTCTCCTGCAGCAACCGGGGCTCCTTTTCCTGGATGAGGCGACTGCAGCACTCGATCCCCAGGGCAAGGTGGCGTTCCATCAGGTGATCAAGGACAATTGCCCCGATGTCATCGTCATCAGCGTGATGCACGAGGCGATCCCGCCACGTTCGGCAAGTGGCGAGGAGTTCTACAACAGCGTGCTCAGTATCGCCGATGGTGTCGCCACGAAGAAACCGTTGGTGCCGACATTGCCGCGCGAGATCACCACCATCCTGGCCAATCCACCTGCACGGCCGAGCGCCAAGGCACCGCGGCTGGAGGATGGCTGGGCACGCATCACACGCATGCGGCTCAGGCAAAAGTAACGGATTCGTCGCTCTCATTCGCCTGGAGCCCCCCGCCACATGCCGCTCGATGAGTTGGCGTCGGCGCAATCTGGTCGTGCCATCCAATGCGATGTGCGAAGACAACTCGCCCATCTCCACCTTGACTTTGACGTTTACGTCAATGGTAGGCTTCGGTCTGATCATGGGAGGCAGGATTGATGACATCTCCCCAAGCGCAGTCCATCCCACCCGGCCCCCTTCAACGGGACAAGGAACCAATCGGCCGGGAAGTGCGTCGACGCGATATCCGCTTTGACGCCGACGATGGCTTTCCTCTTACCGGCACGCTGTTCGAAGGCGACGGACAGCAGCCGCTCGTGTTGATCTCTTCGGCGACCGCAGTGCCACGCGGCTTCTATGCGGCCTTTGCGACCGCGGCCGTGAAGGCCGGCGCGCGCGGCGCGCTCATTTATGATTATCGCGGCACTGGCGATTCAATAACTCCCAGAGCCTGGTCGAAACGCATCGGCATGGCAGACTGGGGACTGCTTGACATGCCGGCGGCAACCAGGGCGCTCAATGCGATTGCCCCGGAACATCCCATGGTCGGCGTGGGCCAATCCTATGGCGGCCAGGCGCTGGGTTTGAGTGGCATTTCGAACCGCTTCACCCGCTACGGCATGATCGCCGTCATGTCAGGCTATCACCGCGGTCTAGACGACAAATGGGCAGGACCACGCATGTTCCTGCTTGGCGTGCCGCTCTCCTATCTCTTCCGTAGCATGCCGAAATGGATGCGCCTCGGCGAACCAATCCCGGCAACGGTTTTCCGCGACTGGGCTCGATGGTGCTCGATGCCTGATTATTTCTTCGACGATCCCGATCTCAAGGAGACATCGCGTTTCGCCGACGTGCACACGCCTATCCTGTCGCTGCGCATGACCGACGATCGGAGGGGGAACGGAACGCGCCGTGGTCTCGCTGATGAAGCACTACAATCGAGCTTCGGTCGAAAGACGCTGGATTTCGCCGAAAGACGCTGGTGGTCCGATCGGTCATCTCGGCTTTTTCCGATCACGCTTCGCAGTCACTTTATGGCCGCCATTTCTGGCCTGGCTGCTCGACGGTGAGGCCTTCACCGCCGGCAACCTGCCGCCGCAAGTGGCGTAGAAACCGGCCAGCTCATCCGCATACCCTTTGACCGTGCGGACAAAAATGCTAGGAGCCCCGCAACGAAGGCGCGGGGAAGCGAATTCCGACCATGGATGCCAGGCAACTAAAGATCGAATCCGCTCGGGCAGCCCTCGCCCATGTCACGGATGGCATGAGGCTCGGCATCGGCACCGGCTCGACGGCAGAGGAATTCGTTCGGCTGCTGGCTGAAAAGGTCGGCACCGGTCTTTCGGTCATCGGCGTGCCGACTTCGGAACGCACGGCTGCATTGTGCACGGAACTCGGCGTGCCACTGACGACCCTCGAAGAGACGCCTGAACTCGACCTCACCATTGATGGCGCCGACGAAATCGATCCGGAGCTCACACTGGTCAAGGGTGGCGGGGGTGCCCTGCTCCGCGAAAAGATCGTGGCCGCGGCTTCGCAACGCATGATCGTCATTGCCGACCGCTCCAAGCTCGTGGACACGCTCGGTCGTTTTCCATTGCCCATCGAGGTCAACCGCTTCGGCCTGCGCGCGACCGAGATCGCCGTTGCCTCGGCTGCGCGCGAACTCGGCCTTTCCGGGCCGATCACATTGAGGATGACGGCGGGCCAGCCTTTTGTTACAGACGGCGGTCATTTCATCCTCGATGCATCTTTTGGCCGCATTCCGAATACAAGAGCGCTATCGAATGCCCTCCATGCCATCCCCGGTGTGGTCGAGCACGGTCTTTTCATCGGGCTGGCGTCCGCGGCAGTCGTTGCAGGTGCCAATGGCATCGAAACTGTCCACGCACCCCGATAAACCAGGGAGTCTTTTCGATCATGATGTTGAATAACCGCGTCCGTCGCCTTTCCGTGATGCTGGCAACTGCCGCAGTCGTGGCCTTCGCTGCTCCCGTTTCCGCCCAGGAAATCTCCGAATCGCACCTCAAGGCGGCCCGCGCGGCGGTCTCGGCAATCCACGCGACAGACGCATTCGACAACATCCTGCCGCAGGCGGCTGCAGCGCTCGAAGCCCAGCTGATCCAGAAGAACCCCGACCTGCAGGAGCTGATCAGCCAGACGATCAACGCCAAGGCGCTTGCGCTGGCGTCGCGCCGCTCCGATCTGGAGAAGGAAGCAGCGACCGCTTATGCCAAGGTGTTCTCCGAACAGGACCTCAACAACATCGCGACATTCTACCAGTCCGAGACCGGCAAGAAGCTGCTCGACAGCGGCCCGATCGTGACCCGCGAACTCGTGAAAGCCGCTGAAATCTGGCAGAATGGGGTCGCTCGGGACCTCGCCCAGCAGGTCGGCGAAGCACTGCAGTCCGCCGCAGGCGCGAAGGTTCCTGCCCCGACCGAAGGCGCCGCTCCGGCTGAGGGCGCTGCGCCCGCCGACGGCGCAGCTCCAGCCGAGGGTGCCGCACCTGCAGATGGCAGCGCCAACTGACCACCGCATCTCGGTGTTACTGGATCAAAAGCCCGGCCATGGCCGGGCTTTTCTTTTGACGATTCGACGCCTACCTCTCACCTGCGTTGCACAAAGGAACAGGATTTCGTCATGAGCGCTTACGACTACGACCTTTTCGTTATCGGCGGCGGCTCAGGTGGCGTGCGGGCAGCACGCGTGTCGGCAGCACTCGGCAAGAGGGTCGGCGTCGCCGAGGAATATCGCTTCGGCGGCACCTGTGTGATCCGCGGCTGCGTGCCGAAGAAGCTCTTCGTCTATGCGTCGCAATTTCCAGAGCATTTCGAGGATGCTGCCGGGTATGGCTGGACCGTGCCGCAGGCAAGTTTCGACTGGCAGACGTTGATTGCCAACAAGGACCGCGAGATCGCGCGGCTGGAGGGGCTTTATGCCAAGGGCGTGCAGGGTGCCGGCGGAGAGACCTTTCAGAGCCGCGCCGTTCTCATCGACCGTCACACCATCCGCCTGGCGGCGGAAGACAGGACCGTCACCGCCGACCAGATCCTGATCGCCACGGGTGGCCGCCCCGCTGCGCATCCGGCCTTGCCAGGCCATGAACACTGCATCACCTCCAACGAGGCGTTTCATCTGGCCGAACTGCCGAAGGCGATCGCCATCGAGGGTGGCGGCTACATCGCCGTCGAATTCGCCAATATCTTCCACGGACTCGGCGTGGAAACGACGCTCATCTACCGCGGCACCGAAATCCTCAGCCGCTTCGACATGGATCTGCGCCGCGCCTTGCATGAAACCATGGAGAAGAAAGGTATCCGCATCCTCTGCCGCACGGTCTCGGAAGAAGTGACGCGCCGCCCGAACGGAAGACTCGACGTGAGAGTGACGGGAGGTGACATCCTGACGGTTGATCAGATGATGCTTGCCATCGGCCGCCAGCCCAACACGGAAAAGCTCGGCCTCGAAGCCGCAGGTG
This genomic window contains:
- the rpiA gene encoding ribose-5-phosphate isomerase RpiA → MDARQLKIESARAALAHVTDGMRLGIGTGSTAEEFVRLLAEKVGTGLSVIGVPTSERTAALCTELGVPLTTLEETPELDLTIDGADEIDPELTLVKGGGGALLREKIVAAASQRMIVIADRSKLVDTLGRFPLPIEVNRFGLRATEIAVASAARELGLSGPITLRMTAGQPFVTDGGHFILDASFGRIPNTRALSNALHAIPGVVEHGLFIGLASAAVVAGANGIETVHAPR
- the gor gene encoding glutathione-disulfide reductase → MSAYDYDLFVIGGGSGGVRAARVSAALGKRVGVAEEYRFGGTCVIRGCVPKKLFVYASQFPEHFEDAAGYGWTVPQASFDWQTLIANKDREIARLEGLYAKGVQGAGGETFQSRAVLIDRHTIRLAAEDRTVTADQILIATGGRPAAHPALPGHEHCITSNEAFHLAELPKAIAIEGGGYIAVEFANIFHGLGVETTLIYRGTEILSRFDMDLRRALHETMEKKGIRILCRTVSEEVTRRPNGRLDVRVTGGDILTVDQMMLAIGRQPNTEKLGLEAAGVELSAAGAVIVDQYSRTNVDNIWAVGDVTNRVQLTPVAIHEAMCFVETAFKNNPTSPDHDTIATAVFSQPEIGTVGLSEDDAAKRFAELEVYRAAFRPMRHTLSGRDEKMLMKLVVDAASRKVVGAHILGPDAGEMAQLLGIPIKAGLTKDDFDRTMAVHPTAAEELVTMYKPTYRVKNGERID
- a CDS encoding 3-deoxy-7-phosphoheptulonate synthase class II, which translates into the protein MTKWSPNSWRAKPIQQVPAYPDLLALKETEARLASFPPLVFAGEARKLKKQLAAVANGEAFLLQGGDCAESFAEHGADNIRDFFRVFLQMAVVLTFAGSQPVVKIGRVAGQFAKPRSSDNETKGEITLPSYRGDIINGIEFDEKSRVPDPARQEMAYRQSAATLNLLRAFAQGGYASLENVHRWMLGFVADSPQAEKYEALANRITETMDFMRAVGITSETNFALRETDFYTSHEALLLGYEEALTRVDSTSGDWYATSGHMIWIGDRTRQPDHAHIEYCRGIKNPLGLKCGPSLTPDGLLELIDLLNPENEPGRLTLIARFGADKAADHLPKLVRAVKNAGRSVVWSCDPMHGNTVTAAGYKTRPFERILKEVQTFFEVHQAEGTHAGGIHIEMTGKNVTECTGGARAITAEDLQDRYHTHCDPRLNADQSIELAFLVSELLKKSHVRQPHTQAAE
- a CDS encoding ABC transporter ATP-binding protein/permease gives rise to the protein MRGFWGLMRAYWFSDRWREAWALAAIIALLTALSSKTGVWFAIASGELVNSIAFFHDAANTTPLTSLLSNAGWLVLLVIIKDVGITGTRTLVSATLHRKWRGWLNGRFNDALLDSNHTHFHAQNGGNGTAPDNIDQRVQESIKDMTGGAIGLAMGVLAVATSLFFVGQKLIADSTEVAGLEFLGDYGSAVLALAAVAAYVPINTWIAMKLGGMLERLSVRMQQAEGSYRGELTTLLRRSFHVAAARGEEVQKAMHGRLYEDIDKTWGRLNRVNAGYSSFELVYNFIGARIVAYGPGLIPFIHNKIDLKGYITGAELVNSLISQCSWFIHVMPAIAALRANSRRVIELADAIENVQQPADFYRQSGHSDFRYTYQNPVFGLTIQHLELMQKGADSTPFVTTERLRFRRGEWTFLKGESGSGKTSLIKAINGLWPYGRGTVVFPEGVKTFYAAQEVKLPPVSLKELVCLPDSPDDHSDTKAAAALHRAGLGEFIEYLSEATRDNHSWDQVLSGGQKQKLIVARILLQQPGLLFLDEATAALDPQGKVAFHQVIKDNCPDVIVISVMHEAIPPRSASGEEFYNSVLSIADGVATKKPLVPTLPREITTILANPPARPSAKAPRLEDGWARITRMRLRQK
- a CDS encoding DUF2059 domain-containing protein codes for the protein MMLNNRVRRLSVMLATAAVVAFAAPVSAQEISESHLKAARAAVSAIHATDAFDNILPQAAAALEAQLIQKNPDLQELISQTINAKALALASRRSDLEKEAATAYAKVFSEQDLNNIATFYQSETGKKLLDSGPIVTRELVKAAEIWQNGVARDLAQQVGEALQSAAGAKVPAPTEGAAPAEGAAPADGAAPAEGAAPADGSAN